tatttagaataaatgactgcgCCAAGGAGAGGGACATAGTTTCACTAATAATGTGTCTGCTTTTactctaatggaaagaaaactTCCAAAATACAGTTAGATGGTGTTTGTTTTAAGCCTACTACCCTCTgtctgtttgcatctgtagatttcttctaaattaaacaaaactagctaatctgcatatttaaacataacatttcaggggAAAAGATTCTTGATGTAAGTTATTAACTGGGGAAgttctgtggtgatatgctttagttattttttttatcctattcacctgcagtgtcttgtcaaatgtatgcaaattagtgcAGTTAATTAGTTAACACAATTAGTTATATCAGTTTGGCAattgtgatgacgttattagacacaacttttactgtattcacctgtagtgtctccattaattacagtacattagcctgtatggccatgatatagtgcattagctaaagtttagctaacTCATTACATTAGTACATATTAcactgccgccattggtgtgtgaatgtgtgtgtgaatgggtgaatgagacacagtgtaaagcactttggtaacctctaaggttataagaaggcactatataagtgcagaccatttaccattagctagtagctcatgagtcatgcatgttagcaagacagaagttaactatatttgtcttttggctaattagctgttaAGTCgaggtagcttagtcttttgttcatcaccactcacctccaagccaagaaaaacacaactgggataggagctgaAGGGGATGCTGCCTGCCTGTCTGATGTATCTATGTgtcagtgttgccaactacttTCAATGGAACTACAAGCCTACATGTTAATAAGTAGTCACTTCCAAACAATTTCCAAGCTGCTGCTCTGCACTGCTAATTTTATAACATAAGTTAAAGACAATAGCTGTGCTGTGATTTCAgctatatttacatgtaaaatgatCACTCAGAGAGAAATTTTAGAAGTGAcagaatttcttattttttctctcatttaaaaagaagaaaaaaaacacctcagaaTAAAGGACACTTTCTCTCAAAGAAGAAAAATGGCAGGTGCTCAAACCCCcaaccacaaatgaaaattctctcagttactcatccttatgccatcccagatgtgtgactttcttttatctgctgaactcaaattaagatttttagaagattatctcagctcttttggtccatacaatgcaagtgaatgggtaccaacattttgaagttccaaaaatcacataactcagtataaaagtaatcaataagactccagtggttaaatctatatcttcagaagtgatatgatagatgtgggtgagaaacagattaatatttttgctagaaattctaatccctgcccagtagggggtgatatgcatgaagactgTTAAtcaaaaaaacacaagaagaagaatgtgaaaggaaaaggaaaattgtacaaaaaattctccttcctgctcagtcGATCTACGTCAacaattcttcttcttgtgttttttatgattcacattcttcatgtatatcacccctactgggcagggagaagaatttctagcaaaatattgatctgtttttcacacacaccaatAATATCAATTCTGGagttatggattaaaacactggcgttttatggattacttttatactgaattatgtgatttttggcacTTCAAAAGTTTGGCTCCTATTCACTTGCGttttatggacatacagagctgaaatattcttctaaaaatcttcatttgtgttctgcagaagaaagaaagacacacatctgggatggcatacgggtgagtaaatgatgagagaattctaagTGGTTCCTTATTAGGGTTTCTTTAAATCCCTAACCATAAAAATAAGCAATAGTAGTAGGcctataataatattgtaatatagcAAATCCTTACCTAAACCTAAAAGAAACAAATGTGTCCTCTATTAAGAAACAAGTGAATTGCAGTGGACTGCAGTAAAATACTAAATAATGGTGGTAGTATTTGCACATGAAGTTGTATTTGACCTGTTGCTAAATGTGctgcaaacataaacacactAGCAATGCCTATTTGTCACACTTAATAGAACATGGTTcatatgtgtaaatatttgtttcagGTCTCAGTAACATCATTGGCATTATCGTGTACATCTCGTCCAACGCTGGCGACCCCAACCAGAGCGACTCCAAGCGCAGTCACTGGTACGGCTGGAGCTTCTACTGCGGCGCTCTGTCCTTCATCATAGCAGAGACTGTGGGTGTCCTGACTGTTCACCTCTTCATCGACACGCATCGTGTGTTAAGGGCACAATCCCATGGCTCGCTCCGACGCAGCACACATTCATCACTGCAATATCGCCGTTCTACCAGCTATCGCTCACGTTACCGCTGGAAACAGGGTCAAAATCGTTCGCCCGACTCCCGATCTGGCGAGCCCTCCCCTGTCTGTCATAGGAACGACCTTGGGCTGTACGCATTGGGGCGCGGGCTTCCACAAACTACAACTCACGCGCTAGCGCACAACTCGGTCAACACGACCCGTGGCTTTGCGCATTTCCACAACTCTGCCATTGTCAATAACAGCTTTGCGAATCCTCACGTTTCCTCCATGCAAAACTCAGCGAAATCCGAAAGAGGGCATCCAAACATACAGAACTCTTTGCGCTCAGACACAGGGGTTTcttttgcaaatgcacatggggaaAATTCAGTCAAGCCAGAAAATAGAGTTGTGCTGTCACATAACTATACGCAGAAGTCAGCAAATCCTAGTAAAAGTCTAGTGCATGCACGGAATTCTGTGAATGATCTTAAGCACAAAAGCAGCACTGCAACAAGGAGAACTACTCCAGTGTGAAAAGAAACACAAAACGGTCTCTTAAGGTCTCTGCTGCCATATGAATATTAAATACGCTATATGAAAGGTGTCACAAGCAATTGTGCGACGGTTAGTTGTTTCATTCACTGAGTATGTGCATATGTGCTTAAAGCGTTATGTAATAAATTAAGTGGACTGACTCTAAAAATGATGCTGCTTTCTGTGTCCTCTCTAAGTATAAATAAAGGTGGATAATGCTGTCTTGTACTTGGCACTGTTAAGATGCAATATACATAATGGCCACATGAGGCCATCAAAGTACAACTGTCATTGATTCTGATCACAGACTCTCAGAAACTGCTACTTTATTGCTATTTCATCAGCATGCCCTCTCCAATTTACTCTAAAAACATTATGTGACGCTCATGTCAAAATTCATGTTTAACAGTCACACATCGCGTAACAAGCACAAAAGTTGTTCCAGTCAGTGCTTAAAATCGcaatgtgattttaaaatagaacaataaatgaCAGACTAATTGTGATTTGCTTCTTTTTAGCAACAGCATTAAGGATACAGTTAAAATAACtagtatttttaattaataatgtcAATTTTTAGAAACATCAatttttcatcagcctcaaaaaGGATGTTTTCAATGCAGTACAGTAggctaatttatttaaataatattctaAATTATGTAGAGTTTATGTACACTACAGTAAAATAAGCACTTCAAGGATTACACTATTTAACACAATTTGTGTTTCtgtgtagtaagtgttatttcctaattgcttatgcctcaaaagtatagaaaatggctattattccccacaaactttgcatTTGTGACCAGGACATTGATATTTAGAAACGTACCTTTTTCCAATGAGAAAGTGGGGGAATttgtcttttcgttcacataaagtcagaaaaacaacatatgaatccaaataaacatgtatttatactgaaGTAAtgcaaaaatgactacaaaagatttagaagtgagtagttttacgagatttacgattatactgtaaatcactttcacgaatcattCCCCAAATGTACTCATCCTACTTCAAGGTGTCCtgcaaggtcttgatgctgttgtattcctctttgaggtgcaccgagtgagccaggggaagagacgggtacttgttaccattatggagcagcacggcTTTGAGGCTCCTTGATGAGTTGTCAATGAAGAGGtgccactcattctggttacaggtgattccgattgcctcgaacagactggtcacattgtagcagaagcagagcccatcttgacgggtgaagaagctggaaaaaagttggtgatgcttcctctgatctgcgactTGCTCACTTTCATCCAGCAggttccactgcttgagcctagatGTCAAAAGCTCGGCACTGGACAtggtgagaccaagatctctaatcaagtcgTTGAGGTCTTTTTGTTTGGGGTAGCAtggtttctctcctcagctccacctctgaaaatATCATCTGGATCTACAACGTCTTCCACGCTCTCTGACTAGCTGCTCTCTTCTAAAGATgggtgcgctctctctctctccgtagGAGTGGGTATGGGTAGCTCATGGCAGTGGAGCACCAGGGTAATGGATGAAGGAAGGTCCGGATAGGTGATAGCAGGTGCATTCTTGCCAGTTCAACGTTTGGAAGGGTCCACCATGCAGAAATAGCAGTTTCTTGAGTGCTCAGTGGGTTCCCGCAAACTTCTTGGGATAGCAAACTTCATGGCTCTCTTTTTCCCTCTCTACCATGCTACAAAATTAGAGATTCtcacaacatttttcatatatgatatattttttcactggcgacctgtccagggtgtcccccgcctttcgcccaatgttagctgggataggctccagccccccgcgaccctgtacacaggataagcggttgacgatggatggatggatggatggatatattttttcaataacattgaaaattgtaaaacattttcaaattctaaaagttaacacattttataacataaaattcTGGGCAACAATAGTCCATCTTACCTTCCAGAGTTTTTTTGCAGTGCTCTCAGGTTAAATGAGGTGTGCAGGGTTTGTCTTGAGCCCCGACAGGCATGCCAAAATATGCCTTTTAGGCCAAacacacatcttagcagatgcttccacGGAGTACTTTTTCCGctcttgtcttgataaattggcTTCAGACATAGCAGTTTGCATCTGCTGGATGCTTGtagcctcttgatgccatctcagaaaaatgcagatatgtatcaACTTAGTCAgttggaactaaactgaactggtgtgcttaaggcccctgtatttatactactatttatattactggaaagttctagaaagttctacaagttactccaagtttactcagcactgaatctatctggaatgttctggaaaataggtacgGTGAAAAAATAGCCATTGTCAATACTTTTGatgcataagcaattaggaaataacacatactacccaggaaccaaaaaaattattaaataaaaacatttgttacaCAAATACATTATTGTTTACATTATTtgctccccctcatgccatcccagatgtatttagaagaatatttcagctctgtaggtccatacaatgcaagtgaatgggtgccaaatttttgaagctccatatagccatcataaaagtaatctgttcgactccagtggattaataaatgtcttctgaagagacaTGCTAGGTGTATGTAAGAAATCGatcaatatttttactaaaaattcACGACCGCCATGGTCAAGCGCATTGGCAAGTTCATGCAAGAACTGATGCGTGTAATACGAGAAAAAAAAGGGAAGTGCACTGTTGTTTACATTGAGGAGcataaaaaatcttacatagatgcctcattcggCTGGTTTGAATATGTCAACTGCAGCAACATCTTGGACCGCTGAActaggagagctgtttgaatcggATTGAACGCAAGTGAGTGagtggaggagatgcctcagaccGAGCTCCTTGTTCACActgctgcataaactgcttttaAGTGGAAACAGTATTGCAGTCGCAAACCAGTGAATATCTACAAAAAGGAGGCTTTCACCCTTACATCACGCGAGAGGCAGATTGAACTCCACCCTACATACCTCAAGCTGGCCGGAAGCAAAAATGTTTAGTAAAATATGTtcaaaatatttatctatttcttacacacacctagctTTTCACTTCAGACAACATTAATTAATACaccggagtcgtatggattacttttatgatggctatcattgtgattaaaaatgttgacacccattcacttctagaaatattaatttgtgttctgctgaaggaagACAATCATACATGTCTGGAAgggcatgaaggtaagtaaatgatgagagaattacaatttttgagtgaattattcctttaaatttcagtctgttcctcacacaaaattaTTGTATGGATTTAGAAGGCTTGGATTATAACACATGAGTTGactacttttacttttttatttttgttcattttggtgCTTGGCAACCCCAGTTATAACTACCCATTTTCATTAAATTGAGAAAAAAGCAGTTTGACATTATTAAATCATCTTTTTGATCACCATGGAAAAAGAAAACTTAAATGGGTTTTTTGTTAAATGAAGATGAAAAGATAAAGTGAACTACCACATTTTGCACTGATCTCTTAGCCACTGGGTTTGATAAAGTTCTAAGCTGTAATCGTTTGAGTTTACAGTTTTGGAACGATGTCTCTGTTATGCATTGTGGCTGACCATCTTGTCAACTTTTGTTAGAGTAAGAGGAAATAGAATTTCATTAGCTTTTTTTGAAGCCAAGTATTATAAACAAAAGATTTTACTCTTTAATATGAAAAACATGAATGAAGAATACATACAACAACAAGAAGTTGTTGACAcacatatttgaaaaatattttttaaaatcttgAACTTTTTGCTTTACAGATGCCCAAGATGTCAATTTATCAccaacaagtaaaaaaatattattgccaTAACACTGACAATTACCCCTAAGAGTAATATTactattttacacatttattagcATGTACAATGTTGTCCATTTACAGTACACTGAAAGCAAAttcagcaaaaatattttttccaattaaATGATGATTTTATCAAGGTCATTCTGTATAAATCATCAGTGTGGAACAGCAATGGGGATTCTCCAACAATTTATTAAGACATTTTTGTT
This genomic window from Xyrauchen texanus isolate HMW12.3.18 chromosome 11, RBS_HiC_50CHRs, whole genome shotgun sequence contains:
- the LOC127651354 gene encoding voltage-dependent calcium channel gamma-3 subunit-like — encoded protein: MKVCNRGAQMLFTTAGAFVAFSLMTIAVGTDYWLYSRGVCRTKSANDNDTNRKNEEVLTNSGLWRQCCMEGIFKGVCKDIDHFPEDPDYEQDAAEFLLRAVRASSLFPILSVGLLFIGGVCVAASEFYKSRHNVILSAGIFFISAGLSNIIGIIVYISSNAGDPNQSDSKRSHWYGWSFYCGALSFIIAETVGVLTVHLFIDTHRVLRAQSHGSLRRSTHSSLQYRRSTSYRSRYRWKQGQNRSPDSRSGEPSPVCHRNDLGLYALGRGLPQTTTHALAHNSVNTTRGFAHFHNSAIVNNSFANPHVSSMQNSAKSERGHPNIQNSLRSDTGVSFANAHGENSVKPENRVVLSHNYTQKSANPSKSLVHARNSVNDLKHKSSTATRRTTPV